One Oscillospiraceae bacterium genomic region harbors:
- a CDS encoding recombinase family protein, producing MQYDKADQQNCPRRVVFYGRVSTELEAQISALKNQMNWYLELAEHHPNWTVVGQYADEGISGTGMKTRPSFMKMLRDARKKKFDLIVTREVSRFARNTVDTLVTTRELKQYGVEVYFVNDDIWTMRGDGEVRLTIMASLAQDESRKMSERTKAGIQTSQKKGTYVAGPTPFGYKRDKKAHTLVVQESQAETVKKIFAWYADGINGTEIAQTLTQEGAPNKSGMPQWSARQVLSITKNTIYKGYLTYNKSHIDDFLSHKSIKNSEQDYILVKGSFEPIISEELWDKCQRRRHAWQSYKDGNITQAYLYGKNEHADKWACRLFCGCGARMRAFRAEKGIVRYICYQRSLRNVAPKCSAPNVQAWKLELMAREIYKNVWQDTSISFAGSLRVRG from the coding sequence ATGCAATATGATAAAGCAGACCAGCAAAACTGCCCGCGCAGAGTTGTGTTCTATGGGCGCGTGTCCACGGAACTTGAGGCGCAAATATCAGCACTGAAAAATCAAATGAACTGGTATCTGGAGCTTGCAGAACATCATCCGAATTGGACGGTGGTTGGGCAATACGCCGATGAAGGAATCTCAGGTACTGGCATGAAAACCCGACCATCTTTTATGAAGATGCTGCGAGATGCCCGGAAAAAGAAGTTTGACCTAATCGTGACCCGCGAGGTTTCCCGTTTTGCCCGAAACACGGTGGATACTTTGGTTACGACCCGTGAGCTGAAACAGTACGGCGTTGAAGTGTACTTCGTCAATGATGACATCTGGACGATGCGTGGCGATGGAGAAGTTCGCCTGACCATTATGGCAAGCCTTGCGCAAGATGAAAGCCGTAAAATGAGTGAACGCACCAAGGCGGGCATTCAGACGTCACAGAAAAAAGGCACCTATGTTGCAGGACCGACACCGTTTGGATATAAGCGTGATAAAAAGGCTCATACGCTTGTGGTGCAGGAAAGTCAGGCAGAGACTGTCAAAAAAATTTTTGCTTGGTATGCTGATGGCATAAATGGCACCGAGATAGCCCAGACACTAACGCAAGAAGGCGCACCGAATAAATCCGGAATGCCACAATGGAGCGCGCGTCAGGTCCTCTCAATCACCAAGAATACGATTTATAAAGGGTATTTGACATACAACAAATCGCATATTGATGATTTCCTCAGCCATAAAAGCATCAAGAACAGCGAACAGGATTACATTCTGGTGAAAGGCAGTTTTGAGCCAATCATTTCAGAGGAACTATGGGATAAATGTCAGCGCCGCAGACATGCATGGCAGTCGTACAAAGACGGCAATATAACGCAGGCTTACTTGTATGGAAAGAACGAACACGCCGACAAATGGGCTTGCCGCCTGTTTTGTGGCTGCGGAGCCAGAATGCGGGCGTTCCGCGCAGAGAAAGGCATTGTTCGATATATCTGTTATCAGCGGTCGCTGAGGAATGTAGCCCCCAAATGCAGCGCCCCCAATGTGCAAGCATGGAAGCTCGAATTGATGGCGCGAGAAATTTACAAAAACGTTTGGCAGGATACAAGTATTTCTTTCGCAGGTAGTCTGCGTGTTCGTGGGTAA
- a CDS encoding ATP-binding protein, with protein MGRFVNPDNSAFQVALNSKIYMDKTGLLEYTNSVLDTPEAYICNSRPRRFGKSYTANMLAAYYSKGCDSEKMFDGLTIGKSSDFKKHLNKYDVIHIDVQWFLSSCADIKSIISYITQSVLEELKEYYPEVLPNEVLTLADALSRIRNSTGQKFIVIIDEWDILIRDEATNKAVQEEYIYFLRGLFKGTEPTKYIQLAYLTGILPIKKEKTQSALNNFDEFTMVSAGTLAPFIGFTEEEVKNLCEEYHKDFDKVKKWYDGYLLRDYQVYNPRAVVSVMLKGEFKSYWSETASYEAIVPLINMNYDGLKTAIIEMLSGGEVKVNTATFKNDTVNIQSKDDVLTYMIHLGYLGYDQNRKTAFVPNEEIRQELTLAVESKHWNEMLLFQQESEKLLDATLDMDGDAVATQVEKIHDDYVSAIQYNNENSLSSVLAIAYLSAMQYYFKPVRELPTGRGFADFVFVPKPEYRNDYPALVVELKWNQTAETAMQQIKEKKYPDSLRGYTGNLLLVAINYDKKTKKHQCLIEKVV; from the coding sequence ATGGGAAGATTCGTGAATCCGGATAATAGTGCGTTTCAAGTTGCACTGAATTCAAAAATTTATATGGATAAAACGGGTCTGCTGGAATATACCAACAGCGTTCTTGATACACCAGAAGCATATATCTGCAATAGCCGCCCCCGGAGATTTGGTAAGTCCTATACGGCTAATATGCTGGCAGCCTATTACAGCAAAGGCTGCGATTCAGAAAAGATGTTCGATGGGCTTACAATCGGCAAGAGTAGCGACTTCAAAAAGCATCTCAACAAGTATGATGTGATCCATATAGATGTACAATGGTTTTTGTCCAGTTGTGCAGACATCAAAAGTATTATATCCTACATTACGCAATCGGTTTTGGAGGAACTAAAAGAGTACTACCCTGAAGTTCTTCCTAACGAAGTGTTGACATTGGCGGACGCTTTGTCGCGCATCAGAAACTCGACCGGTCAGAAATTTATTGTGATTATTGATGAATGGGATATTCTGATCCGAGATGAAGCAACCAATAAGGCTGTTCAAGAAGAATATATCTATTTCCTGAGAGGCTTATTCAAAGGTACAGAGCCGACAAAATACATTCAGCTTGCATACCTCACCGGCATTCTGCCAATCAAAAAGGAAAAAACGCAGTCGGCCTTGAATAACTTCGATGAGTTTACCATGGTCAGTGCCGGCACGTTGGCACCTTTCATTGGCTTTACGGAAGAAGAAGTTAAGAATCTTTGCGAGGAGTACCACAAAGACTTTGACAAGGTAAAAAAGTGGTACGATGGTTACTTGCTGCGGGATTACCAAGTTTATAATCCCAGAGCTGTTGTCAGCGTTATGCTGAAGGGAGAGTTTAAGAGCTACTGGTCGGAAACGGCTTCCTATGAAGCAATCGTTCCCCTTATCAACATGAACTATGATGGGCTGAAAACGGCAATCATTGAAATGCTTTCCGGTGGGGAAGTTAAAGTAAACACGGCTACCTTCAAGAACGATACCGTTAATATCCAAAGCAAAGATGATGTTTTGACATATATGATCCATCTTGGCTACTTGGGATATGACCAGAACCGAAAAACAGCGTTCGTTCCGAATGAGGAAATCCGGCAGGAATTGACACTTGCGGTGGAAAGCAAGCATTGGAATGAGATGTTGCTGTTCCAGCAGGAGTCTGAGAAGTTGCTGGATGCAACATTGGATATGGATGGCGATGCAGTAGCCACTCAGGTTGAGAAAATCCATGATGACTATGTTTCTGCCATCCAGTACAACAATGAAAACTCCTTGAGCAGCGTCTTGGCGATTGCATACCTGAGCGCTATGCAATATTACTTTAAGCCGGTTCGAGAGCTGCCCACAGGCAGGGGCTTCGCAGACTTCGTTTTCGTACCAAAACCGGAGTACCGAAATGACTATCCGGCGCTTGTTGTGGAGTTGAAGTGGAACCAAACGGCGGAGACTGCGATGCAGCAGATTAAGGAAAAGAAATATCCGGATTCGCTGCGTGGCTATACAGGAAATCTTCTCTTGGTAGCTATCAACTATGACAAGAAAACGAAGAAACATCAGTGCCTTATTGAAAAAGTAGTATAA
- a CDS encoding cysteine-rich VLP domain-containing protein codes for MGRELTRTEKTAIRRLVSKWCANYDRDCGCLPLDCECYMFGKCWTGAYCRYFREAVLPLDPALEAALLAEGPRPNFKACPVCGRAVAPDGRQTYCSAACAKAAHRRQQREYMRKKRG; via the coding sequence GTGGGCCGAGAACTGACCCGGACAGAAAAAACGGCAATCCGCAGGCTGGTATCAAAATGGTGTGCCAACTATGACCGGGACTGCGGCTGCCTGCCGCTGGATTGCGAGTGCTATATGTTTGGGAAATGCTGGACGGGGGCTTATTGCCGCTACTTCCGCGAGGCAGTTCTGCCCCTTGATCCGGCGCTGGAGGCTGCGCTGCTGGCAGAAGGGCCAAGGCCGAATTTCAAGGCTTGCCCGGTATGCGGCAGAGCCGTGGCTCCTGATGGACGGCAAACCTATTGTTCGGCGGCCTGTGCAAAGGCGGCACACCGCAGACAGCAGCGGGAATATATGCGAAAAAAGCGGGGCTGA
- the lgt gene encoding prolipoprotein diacylglyceryl transferase, translating to MNPANYSVISFPALGISLNPPRGFSVGPLYIHFYGLIIACGLMLAVYYACKRSRQAGLDEDTLLDGVLWVTPFTILCARAYYCAFSWSLYKNNPISVLYIWEGGLAIYGGVLGAAIGVALFCKIKKCSLPALLDLVSLGFLIGQSMGCWGNFFNREAFGAATEGFTRMGLYNTVTGVTEYYHPTFLYESGWNLIGFVILHFLSKKKKYDGEIALGYCAWYGLGRTMIEGLRMDSLYWGPFRVSQVLAAVSCIAATAVLLVQHFRPHDPAKLAVNRLAAAEKAKAEAAAAPEENPEQP from the coding sequence ATGAATCCCGCCAATTATTCCGTAATTTCCTTTCCCGCTCTGGGGATCAGTCTGAACCCGCCCCGGGGATTTTCCGTCGGGCCGCTGTATATCCACTTCTACGGGCTGATCATTGCCTGCGGGCTGATGCTGGCGGTATACTACGCCTGCAAGCGCAGCCGTCAGGCCGGGTTGGACGAGGATACCCTGCTGGACGGCGTCCTGTGGGTCACTCCCTTCACCATTCTCTGCGCCCGGGCGTACTACTGCGCTTTCTCCTGGTCCCTGTATAAAAATAACCCCATTTCCGTGCTGTACATCTGGGAGGGTGGGCTTGCCATCTACGGCGGCGTGCTGGGCGCGGCCATTGGCGTGGCGCTGTTCTGCAAAATCAAAAAGTGTTCCCTCCCTGCCCTGCTGGATCTTGTGAGCCTCGGCTTTCTGATTGGGCAGTCCATGGGATGCTGGGGCAACTTCTTCAACCGGGAGGCCTTCGGCGCCGCCACGGAGGGCTTCACCCGCATGGGACTTTACAATACCGTCACCGGCGTGACGGAATACTACCACCCCACCTTTCTGTATGAATCCGGGTGGAATCTCATCGGCTTCGTGATCCTGCACTTCCTGTCGAAGAAAAAGAAGTACGACGGAGAAATTGCGCTGGGCTACTGCGCGTGGTATGGCCTCGGCAGAACCATGATCGAGGGACTGCGGATGGACAGCCTGTACTGGGGTCCCTTCCGGGTCAGTCAGGTACTGGCCGCCGTCAGCTGTATCGCTGCCACCGCCGTTCTCCTCGTGCAGCACTTCCGCCCCCACGACCCGGCAAAGCTGGCAGTCAACCGGCTGGCAGCCGCGGAGAAAGCAAAGGCAGAGGCGGCAGCCGCCCCGGAGGAAAACCCGGAACAGCCCTGA
- a CDS encoding DeoR/GlpR family DNA-binding transcription regulator, with the protein MLQNERKQYILELINRDRIVRAADLVERLGVSMETIRRDLEELEKAGNLRRVYGGAVLGTIYSPEPSYYNREVTHAAQKRAIAAAVYNLIEDEDTLFLDGGTTLMEVARCIAAGNKRVTVITNAVQLSCEVVKNEFCGAILLGGALTRGEPLTSGAIASSDLMHFHANKIILGAAGVSLRYGVTDHSFVIGSLKREMISRADQVICVADFSKFNQTAANCICPTSNLNVLVTDWLTDDAVCGQYTSAGVRVIKAPEPRSFNL; encoded by the coding sequence ATGCTTCAGAATGAACGAAAGCAGTATATTCTTGAGCTGATCAACCGGGACAGAATTGTGCGTGCCGCGGATCTTGTAGAGCGGCTGGGCGTGTCCATGGAAACCATTCGCCGGGATCTGGAGGAGCTGGAAAAGGCCGGAAATCTGCGCAGAGTCTACGGCGGGGCGGTTCTGGGCACGATTTACAGTCCGGAACCCTCCTACTATAACCGGGAGGTGACCCACGCAGCCCAGAAACGAGCAATCGCCGCCGCGGTGTATAACCTGATCGAGGACGAAGACACCCTGTTTCTGGACGGCGGCACGACCCTGATGGAGGTGGCGCGCTGCATTGCGGCCGGGAACAAGCGGGTCACCGTCATCACCAACGCCGTCCAGCTTTCCTGCGAGGTGGTCAAGAATGAATTTTGCGGCGCGATTCTGCTGGGCGGTGCCCTGACCCGGGGAGAGCCCCTGACCTCCGGTGCCATTGCCAGCAGCGATCTGATGCACTTTCATGCAAACAAGATCATTCTGGGTGCGGCGGGCGTGTCCCTGCGCTATGGCGTTACGGACCATTCCTTCGTGATCGGCTCTCTGAAGCGGGAAATGATCAGTCGGGCGGATCAGGTGATCTGTGTGGCGGATTTCAGTAAATTCAACCAGACCGCCGCTAACTGCATTTGCCCGACCTCCAATCTGAACGTACTGGTAACGGATTGGCTCACGGATGATGCCGTGTGTGGACAGTACACCTCCGCCGGGGTTCGGGTCATCAAGGCACCGGAACCAAGAAGCTTCAATTTGTAA
- a CDS encoding iron-containing alcohol dehydrogenase, whose translation MENFEFYNPCRILFGDGKLDRLGELIRAYSDNILLVYGKSSIRKMGLYDEIVTILNRDGIRFTEISGVEANPKMDLVYQGIAIGREKQIGFILAVGGGSVIDTAKAIAVGIPYSGDVWNVLQRYETATRSLPIGTVLTAVGSGSEMSNSCVITKMPEGLKRSFDSEINIPKFSILDPHYTFSVSPRQTACGSADILSHLMERYFTQVKQADVTDRMLEGLMQTVILYAPRAMEHPEDYDARAELMWAGTLAQNGLLNTGRIGDWACHGIEHEISGEYDIPHGMGLAMITGSWMRYVYSSYPARFTQFARRVFHVDYPDYDEEHIIQEGIYRLEQFFIRLGLPVSTAQLNMSHEVMERLAEQAVYKSPTKGRFRKLTKEDLVKILEMAQGNS comes from the coding sequence ATGGAAAACTTTGAGTTCTACAACCCCTGCCGGATCCTGTTCGGCGACGGAAAGCTGGACAGGCTGGGGGAACTGATCCGGGCATATTCCGACAATATCCTGCTGGTTTACGGAAAGAGCAGCATTCGGAAAATGGGCCTTTATGATGAAATTGTCACTATTTTGAACCGGGATGGAATCCGCTTTACCGAAATCAGCGGCGTGGAGGCCAATCCCAAGATGGATCTTGTCTATCAGGGCATTGCCATCGGAAGAGAGAAGCAGATCGGCTTTATTCTGGCAGTGGGCGGCGGAAGCGTCATTGATACCGCAAAGGCAATTGCCGTGGGCATTCCTTACTCCGGAGATGTGTGGAATGTGCTTCAGCGTTATGAGACGGCGACCCGGTCTCTACCCATCGGAACCGTTCTGACGGCAGTTGGCTCCGGCTCTGAAATGAGCAACAGCTGTGTGATCACCAAAATGCCGGAAGGGCTGAAACGAAGCTTTGACAGTGAGATCAACATTCCGAAGTTTTCCATTCTGGATCCGCACTATACCTTCTCCGTGTCTCCCAGGCAGACCGCCTGTGGGTCAGCGGATATCCTGTCCCACTTGATGGAACGGTATTTTACTCAGGTGAAGCAGGCGGATGTGACGGACCGGATGCTGGAGGGACTGATGCAGACCGTGATTCTCTATGCGCCCAGAGCCATGGAGCATCCGGAGGATTATGATGCCCGGGCAGAGCTGATGTGGGCGGGAACGCTGGCACAGAACGGATTGCTGAACACCGGACGGATCGGGGACTGGGCGTGCCACGGGATCGAGCATGAGATTTCCGGGGAGTATGATATTCCCCACGGCATGGGACTTGCCATGATTACCGGCTCCTGGATGCGCTATGTATATTCCAGCTATCCGGCACGATTCACCCAGTTTGCCCGCCGGGTCTTTCATGTGGATTATCCGGATTATGACGAGGAGCATATCATTCAGGAGGGCATTTACCGGCTGGAGCAGTTCTTTATCCGGCTGGGACTGCCTGTGTCCACGGCGCAGCTGAATATGTCCCATGAAGTGATGGAGAGGCTGGCAGAACAGGCCGTCTATAAATCCCCCACCAAAGGACGGTTCCGTAAGCTGACAAAGGAGGATCTGGTGAAGATTCTGGAGATGGCTCAGGGAAACTCGTAA
- a CDS encoding 6-phosphogluconolactonase: MQTGNGINLDRSRMRMFNSNPADPEKECREIEKYIDDNGKIDYMILGVGMNGHVALNEPGVDLTLGAHVATLANKTREVSSKYFENGTPVTLTRGLTLGYKNIFEAKDLVVILNGAHKAPIVKKFMETPISNEFPVTNIKRSPIARVVMDQAAASDIYRV, encoded by the coding sequence GTGCAAACAGGGAATGGCATCAATCTGGACCGCAGCCGGATGCGGATGTTCAACTCTAATCCCGCCGATCCGGAGAAGGAATGCCGGGAAATCGAAAAATACATTGACGACAACGGGAAAATTGACTACATGATTCTGGGCGTGGGCATGAACGGCCATGTGGCGCTGAACGAGCCTGGCGTAGATCTGACGCTGGGTGCGCATGTGGCGACCCTTGCCAACAAGACCCGGGAGGTATCCTCCAAGTACTTTGAAAACGGCACTCCCGTGACCCTGACCCGGGGCCTGACGCTGGGCTATAAAAACATCTTTGAAGCAAAGGATCTGGTAGTGATCCTGAACGGAGCCCATAAGGCCCCCATTGTGAAGAAGTTCATGGAGACCCCCATTTCCAACGAATTCCCGGTTACCAATATCAAGCGCAGCCCCATTGCCCGGGTGGTGATGGATCAGGCAGCGGCATCTGACATTTACAGGGTGTGA